Within the Streptomyces sp. R41 genome, the region CCGAACCATTCTTGAAGCGCGTTGACGGCGTCGGGGTCGTCGGGCCAGACCTGCGCCAAAAAGCGTTGCCACGTTGGCGCACTCGCGTCGGGGTCGTAGGCGAACGGCACGGAGACGAGGTTGAAGAACTCGGGACCGTGCGGCAGCAGCGCACGGTCCCGGATCCGCAATAGCCCGTTCTGGCAGGCGACGATGGGGCCTTGGTCCTGCCCGGTGGCGCCCTGGTCGTCGATCCATGCGGGCGTGTCGGTGTCGGTGGGCAGGAGGGTGATGGCTCCGAGGGCGTCGAGCAGGTTGCCGATCTTCTGCTTGGTGGGTGCCCAGTCGCGTTCCTCGGTCTGCCCGTCCTTGCCAGGGGACTGGTAGACGGTGTGTTCGAGGCGGGTGTACATGGCGGCGCGGATCTGCGCTTCGTCCACCTCGCGCCAGCAGGAGCCGTTCCAGCGCATCCATGACGCTCGCCAGCGCCGACACATGAGCCGTCCGTCCTCGGTCTGCCAGTCGGGCAGCAGCCGGCGGGCGACGGCCAGGGGGTTGGCGGGCGGGGGTAGTTCTTCGGTCTCGGTCATGCGGCGGTCCTCCCTTCCGAGAGCGGGGTGGGTGTGCCGGTGCAGGCGTTTTTGTGGGCGTCGTAGTCGGCGATCAGGGTGGCCACGGCGTGGGATCCGCGGGCGGTGCGGGTTTGTCCGCAGGTGCAGGCGTAGGTGGCGTTCGGGGTGTCGCCGTGCCGTTTGGACCAGCGGGCTCCGTCGTCGTGGGAGCGGTAGACGGGCGGGGCGTAGATGCGGATGCCGGGCTGATCCGGCGTGGGGTTCTCGCTGTCGTGGCGTCCCTGGGCGGCGGGGAATCGCTTGGAACGGGGAAGAGCAGAAATGACGCCCTGACGGGCGGCGTCTTTCGGTTCGCCCGCTGCGGGCTGTGGCGGGCCCTGTACGGCGCCCTGAGGGCTGTTGGTGGGCTTATCGGATGCTTTGGTCATGCTGCAGGCCCCTGGGCGGTCTGGAGGCCGTTGGCGACAGCGCGTCGGGCGTAGGGCTCAGGGACGCCGACGGAGACGGCGGCGGCCACGATCTCTTCCCCGATCACGGTCAACCCGCAGGGGCCGGGGCAGCGTTCGTGCTGGACGGCGACGAACCGCGCCACCCCGAAGGCCTGCGATCCGGCGCCGGATTCGGTGCGGCTCTGTACGAGGGTCAGGCCTCGGTCGAGGCCGGTGCGGACGTATCGCTCGGTGTGACGGCATCCTGCCGCAACCGTGTGATCCCAGGTGGCGCGTCCGAGGTGGGAAGAGACCACCTTGCCCGGGGCGGGGGTGGTGTCTTCCTTCACGACCAGCGCGCGGACGGAGTCCGGCACGGCGGTGATGCGGCCGGTGCCAGGTCCGAGCCAACGGACGTACTGCATGGACGACTTGACGTCCACGCCGGGCCGGACCGCGTTGGCGGAGCGCATGGCGCCCCGGAAGAGCCAGTGCTCGCCCCGCGTGGTCGGCACGATCCGGGTGGCGGGCAGGCTCTCGCGGGCCCATGCGATGGCTGCCGGGTTGTCGAGGTCGACCACGGTCACCCCGGCCCCGCCGGGGTGGTAGGCGACCGCCACGGCCTG harbors:
- a CDS encoding bifunctional DNA primase/polymerase, which translates into the protein MTQPTDIRRAPGLQQRALPDHLRTALNLAAAGVPPLPLRAGKVPFGNCRACANGACGGRPNMRNAGPCQCPAPCHAWAAATTDPRILASPAWAPAWRQAVAVAYHPGGAGVTVVDLDNPAAIAWARESLPATRIVPTTRGEHWLFRGAMRSANAVRPGVDVKSSMQYVRWLGPGTGRITAVPDSVRALVVKEDTTPAPGKVVSSHLGRATWDHTVAAGCRHTERYVRTGLDRGLTLVQSRTESGAGSQAFGVARFVAVQHERCPGPCGLTVIGEEIVAAAVSVGVPEPYARRAVANGLQTAQGPAA